In Bradyrhizobium sp. CCBAU 051011, the following are encoded in one genomic region:
- a CDS encoding ImuA family protein, translating to MSTARISTLASLRGSIERLEAHGDAHDLTRIALGHKAADTMLQGGLALSAVHEVFAEGHQSAVATGFIAGLAGRVSPRRPLVWVRQDFSEIESGALSMSGLCELGLDPRLLVTVRAPDTDAALRTAADALACDALGAVVLEVWGQARQLDLVASRKLTLAAQASGVTALLLRMAAEPRPSTAETRWIVRAAHSPPGSPWSAWGAPVFDAHLVRNRHGPVGRWIMEWNCDECLFSEPSAYPQSLAATPAHRPHPAAAQGAFRRSA from the coding sequence ATGAGCACCGCACGCATCAGCACGCTTGCAAGTTTGCGCGGAAGCATCGAACGCCTGGAGGCGCATGGCGATGCGCATGACCTCACCAGGATCGCGCTTGGCCATAAGGCCGCGGATACGATGTTGCAGGGCGGGCTGGCGCTATCAGCGGTGCATGAAGTGTTCGCCGAGGGACATCAGAGCGCTGTGGCCACCGGCTTCATCGCCGGCCTTGCGGGACGGGTATCGCCGCGCCGGCCGCTGGTCTGGGTGCGGCAGGATTTTTCGGAAATTGAATCGGGCGCGTTGTCGATGAGCGGGCTCTGCGAATTGGGGCTCGATCCGCGGTTGCTGGTAACGGTGCGCGCGCCCGATACCGACGCCGCGCTACGGACTGCCGCCGACGCGCTGGCCTGCGACGCGCTCGGCGCCGTGGTGCTGGAAGTCTGGGGGCAGGCGCGTCAGCTCGATCTCGTCGCCAGCCGCAAGCTCACTTTGGCCGCGCAAGCCTCCGGCGTCACCGCGCTGCTGCTGCGGATGGCCGCCGAGCCGCGGCCTTCGACCGCGGAGACAAGATGGATCGTGCGCGCCGCGCATTCGCCGCCGGGATCGCCGTGGAGCGCGTGGGGCGCGCCCGTTTTCGACGCGCATCTCGTTCGTAACCGTCATGGCCCGGTCGGCCGCTGGATCATGGAATGGAATTGTGATGAGTGCCTGTTCAGTGAACCGTCGGCGTATCCTCAGTCTCTGGCTGCCACGCCTGCCCATCGACCGCATCCAGCGGCGGCTCAAGGCGCTTTCAGACGAAGCGCGTGA
- a CDS encoding putative DNA modification/repair radical SAM protein, producing MDVQRKLEILADAAKYDASCASSGTEKRDSSDGKGLGSTVSGMGICHSYAPDGRCISLLKVLLTNACNYDCLYCVNRTSSNVPRARFTVDEVVKLTIDFYRRNYIEGLFLSSGIIRSADYTMEQVVSVARKLREEHHFRGYIHLKTIPEADDALIAEAGKYADRLSINIEMPLENSLAKFAPEKDVRAIRRTMGRLRLRLDEAQENDKNATKAKPPRFAPAGQSTQMIIGADAADDKTILDTSANLFGSYRLKRVYYSAFSPIPDASRALPLVAPPLVREHRLYQADWLMRFYGFDAGEIVDDAKGMLPLDIDPKLAWALRHRGRFPLDVATASREELLRVPGFGTRAVDRIIATRRLTSIRLADLARLHIPQKKALPFIVLADHRPSPHLLDGAGLTERFKPKATQLRFGF from the coding sequence ATGGACGTGCAACGTAAGCTGGAAATCCTGGCGGATGCCGCGAAATACGATGCTTCCTGCGCCTCCTCCGGCACCGAGAAGCGGGATTCCAGCGACGGCAAGGGCCTCGGTTCGACCGTATCAGGCATGGGCATCTGCCATTCCTACGCGCCGGACGGACGCTGCATCTCGCTGTTGAAGGTGCTGCTCACCAACGCCTGCAATTACGATTGCCTCTATTGCGTCAACCGCACCTCCTCGAACGTGCCGCGCGCCCGCTTCACGGTCGATGAGGTGGTGAAGCTCACGATCGACTTCTACCGGCGCAATTACATCGAGGGCTTGTTTCTCTCCTCCGGCATCATCCGCAGCGCCGACTACACCATGGAGCAGGTGGTGAGCGTCGCGCGAAAGCTGCGCGAGGAGCATCATTTTCGCGGCTACATCCATCTGAAGACCATTCCTGAAGCGGACGACGCGCTGATCGCGGAGGCCGGCAAATATGCCGACCGTCTCTCCATCAATATCGAAATGCCGCTGGAAAACAGTCTTGCGAAATTCGCGCCGGAAAAGGACGTGCGCGCGATCCGCCGCACCATGGGCCGGCTGCGGCTGAGGCTCGATGAAGCGCAGGAGAACGACAAAAATGCAACGAAAGCAAAGCCGCCGCGTTTTGCACCGGCCGGGCAAAGCACGCAGATGATCATCGGCGCGGATGCGGCCGACGACAAAACCATCCTCGATACCAGCGCCAACCTCTTCGGCTCCTACCGCCTCAAGCGCGTCTATTATTCGGCCTTCAGCCCGATCCCGGACGCCAGCCGCGCGCTGCCGCTTGTGGCGCCGCCGCTGGTACGCGAGCACCGGCTTTACCAGGCCGACTGGCTGATGCGGTTCTACGGTTTCGATGCCGGCGAGATCGTCGACGACGCCAAGGGCATGCTGCCGCTTGACATCGATCCGAAACTCGCCTGGGCGCTGCGCCACCGCGGCCGCTTCCCGCTCGATGTCGCGACCGCCAGCCGCGAAGAGCTGTTGCGGGTGCCGGGCTTCGGCACCAGGGCGGTCGACCGCATCATCGCGACGCGCCGCCTGACCTCGATCCGCCTGGCCGATCTGGCGCGGCTGCACATTCCGCAGAAGAAGGCGCTGCCGTTTATCGTTCTCGCAGACCACCGCCCTTCCCCGCATCTGCTCGATGGCGCGGGGCTGACGGAGCGGTTCAAACCGAAGGCGACGCAGTTGAGATTTGGGTTCTGA